In Thermosphaera sp., the sequence GTCAACTATTTCAGAAGAAATAAGAAGGTTGACTTCGCAGCGATTCACCCTCAACTCTGCGCAACCGACGGTGATAACTTCTGGAGGGCGTTGTTGAGTGGTAATTGGGATGGAAAGATTGTGGTGGCCGGTTGCGACCCAGCAATGCAGCGGAAGATGTTTGGATGGGTTTTCCGAGAGTTGGGTTTCGATGAGTCCAAGTTTAGAGGTGTTGAAATAAGGAATATGAGTACTGAGGAGGCCATCAAGGCTATTGAGGAAGCTCTGAATGCATGAGGTGTTTAGGTTTGACGAAGAACTGGTATCCAGTAATAAACTATGAGAAGTGCGTCGGATGCCTAACATGCTATAACTTCTGCCCGCACGGGGTATACGATCTAGGCGCTGACGGGAAGCCGGTGGTGGTTAAACCGGATAACTGCGTTGAGCTGTGCAGGGGTTGCCAGAAGATCTGCCCATCATCAGCGATCAAGTATTTTGGAGACGAAGACTAAGGATTTTCAACCCTTTAATTCTTTCACAGCATCTTTAAGCCTGGTTAGGTGTAATAGGTAGATAGGTGTTCCTCAGATTGTTGAATATGTTCAGGGAGCTCCTTCCTGGATGTGGTGTAGAGATCTCCCGAGCATTAACCCTGCCTTAAATCCACCGCCTTTCCTGAGAATGGAAATAGGTTGAAGTAGTATTATAAGATGGTTTTAAAGGGTTCCCCTTTTAGACTTTATCTAAGCAATTCTGATAACGCCTTCAACTTAGTATATAACATACGGACACACTGTGAGCGAGGTCTCTCTAGACACTTTCTTGTATCCTTTTCTATCCTCGTTGAGACCGCTACCAATGTCCGTGACGACCTCGTACTTCTCTACGTTGTTCTGTTTAGCCCACTCCTCGAGGACCTTCACTTGTCTCTCGAGATCGTCCTTCTGCGTA encodes:
- a CDS encoding heterodisulfide reductase subunit A-like protein, with the translated sequence MNVFEVVNYFRRNKKVDFAAIHPQLCATDGDNFWRALLSGNWDGKIVVAGCDPAMQRKMFGWVFRELGFDESKFRGVEIRNMSTEEAIKAIEEALNA
- a CDS encoding ferredoxin family protein: MTKNWYPVINYEKCVGCLTCYNFCPHGVYDLGADGKPVVVKPDNCVELCRGCQKICPSSAIKYFGDED